From a region of the Geothrix sp. 21YS21S-2 genome:
- a CDS encoding site-specific integrase has protein sequence MKLTSITDSFALRVARPTKDQKATFYFDKKSTGFGLKVYYNGTKVYGVRIAMVGNAARWLTIGPHGDPWDADGAREEARIIKLNVENGLDPFAHRAPKHASLRKFKDVAKAFFQYFKDEVEKDRRSQVTLTKYERQWERNVSTKLKELSVVSLKRSHFETLHKSISKRNPAKPTPVEANRTLAMLCSMFSWVLERDEEDRFGLKENLADGVSRNMEYERGIWMEEQDQARLLAFLTARHNRISVWWPAEWRARKEAKLAKTKRKPIKRPPNVLADIVLDAFLLAFLTGMRHCEVLALKWDDVSKVTGTLQVPISKRGGDPDAKAELKAVFITKEIQEVLDRIPKISEWVFPSQGKSKKSESGHLENLQDAWERIRKHLKLPAVRLHDFRHTWASELGDQSNLNARELKETMGWKTMQTAMRYMHARERQQQEKVQEISTSRIKRLQAVKARS, from the coding sequence ATGAAGCTCACCAGCATCACCGACTCCTTCGCCCTTCGCGTTGCCCGCCCCACCAAGGACCAGAAGGCGACCTTCTACTTCGACAAGAAGAGCACTGGGTTCGGTCTGAAGGTTTACTACAACGGGACCAAGGTCTATGGCGTGCGGATCGCCATGGTGGGGAATGCTGCCCGTTGGCTGACCATCGGGCCCCACGGGGACCCCTGGGACGCGGATGGCGCCAGGGAGGAAGCCCGCATCATCAAACTCAACGTCGAGAATGGGCTGGACCCATTCGCCCACCGGGCTCCCAAACACGCGTCGCTCAGGAAATTCAAGGATGTGGCGAAGGCGTTCTTTCAATACTTCAAGGATGAAGTCGAGAAGGACCGGCGGAGCCAGGTCACCCTCACCAAATACGAACGTCAGTGGGAAAGGAACGTGTCCACCAAGCTCAAGGAACTGTCGGTCGTGAGCTTGAAGCGGTCCCATTTCGAAACGCTCCACAAGTCGATCTCAAAGCGCAATCCGGCCAAGCCGACCCCGGTTGAAGCCAACCGGACCCTAGCGATGCTTTGCTCGATGTTCAGTTGGGTCCTCGAGCGGGATGAGGAGGACCGGTTCGGGCTGAAGGAGAACCTGGCGGATGGGGTGTCGCGGAACATGGAATACGAGCGTGGAATCTGGATGGAGGAACAGGACCAGGCGCGCTTGCTGGCCTTCCTCACAGCCCGGCACAATCGCATCTCAGTCTGGTGGCCCGCGGAATGGCGCGCGAGGAAGGAAGCCAAACTGGCCAAGACCAAACGAAAGCCCATCAAGCGGCCCCCGAATGTGTTGGCCGACATCGTACTGGATGCATTCCTGCTGGCCTTCCTGACGGGCATGCGGCACTGCGAAGTCTTGGCCCTGAAGTGGGACGATGTGAGCAAAGTGACAGGTACGCTCCAGGTGCCGATCTCGAAACGGGGCGGTGACCCGGACGCCAAGGCCGAATTGAAGGCCGTATTCATCACAAAGGAGATCCAGGAAGTGCTCGACCGAATTCCCAAGATTAGCGAGTGGGTCTTCCCCTCCCAGGGGAAAAGCAAGAAGAGCGAATCGGGGCACCTCGAGAACCTTCAGGATGCGTGGGAGCGGATCCGAAAGCACTTGAAGCTCCCCGCTGTCCGCCTTCATGATTTCCGTCATACCTGGGCCTCTGAACTTGGCGATCAGTCGAACCTCAACGCCCGCGAGCTGAAGGAAACCATGGGCTGGAAGACGATGCAGACGGCCATGCGGTACATGCACGCACGGGAACGGCAACAGCAGGAGAAGGTGCAGGAAATCTCCACGTCTCGGATCAAGCGGTTGCAGGCCGTAAAGGCCAGGTCATGA
- a CDS encoding ATP-binding protein produces MALTSRGRYGLGGHHSGLQSFWARLPPHATADRLATTKGWAMGQREISSMSKDLRNVALPRFGLLLIVVSFVTCTGLVAFGIRGLVSSRKSDVILAEVRTRNLAQSIDQNISGTIKIIDIVLQSVVNEVEREQASGGLSLQRLRNFTESEEKLIPEAMLIRVIDDDGRVLVGNSRVKPQKGLSAFYNPRRFQDRSRVEPFISRPILDPLTNRWVLICERRYGIPDSSFGGVVAIPVSLDHFQKLLQGFEVGVGGTLTLRDNELGFMTRSPIVLKGQTLNIGEKIVSPELREFARSGTAQATYFTRTPFDQTLRTFTVRKLQNAPLIVLAGLAEDDYLSQWRQDRNVTIVVMAAFVLAIGITFLVIWHFWRKHESAVLALHENERRASGLLDAIPDLMLHLDRTGSILDFKAEVGNDTGSIPRDRFGENLLEDLTSEQTILIKSKITETLASDSLHTFDFQRMGKDGTHCHFEARMVPSGPDEVMAIVRDTTDRVQAEETRQHLQAKLHQAQKMENLGNLAGGVAHDMNNVLGAILALASANVETQEQGSSSLHAFQTIIRAAERGAKMVKGLLTFARQTPAEIKEVNFNTLLIEEAHLLERTTMSKIRIELDLTPEIRPVSGDASALSHLLMNLCVNAVDAMREGGTLTLRTRVSNQKWIEVLVEDTGTGMPKAVLEKALDPFFTTKDVGKGTGLGLAMVYRTVMAHKGMIDIQSEPGIGTKVNIRFPCSEVGAKEEKFDPEPQFTPKVKALEILLIDDDELIQSSMVEVLDMLGHHATTVSCGEDALAMLETGFRPEVVILDMNMPGLGGLGTLPRLRKLLPAVPVLLCTGRADDTALDLMIAHADVTLLPKPFTTKELQIRLGQVIQR; encoded by the coding sequence ATGGCGCTCACCTCCAGGGGTCGGTATGGACTCGGAGGGCACCATTCGGGTTTACAATCCTTTTGGGCCCGTTTGCCTCCGCATGCAACCGCAGACCGCTTGGCCACAACCAAAGGTTGGGCCATGGGGCAAAGAGAGATTTCTTCCATGAGTAAAGACCTGCGAAATGTCGCCTTGCCCCGATTTGGATTACTACTCATTGTAGTGTCCTTTGTCACCTGCACTGGACTGGTGGCCTTTGGGATTCGCGGTCTTGTGTCAAGTCGAAAGAGCGATGTGATTCTCGCGGAGGTTCGGACACGGAACCTTGCTCAGTCCATCGATCAAAATATTTCGGGAACCATTAAGATCATCGATATCGTCCTCCAGAGTGTGGTCAATGAAGTTGAGCGGGAGCAGGCCAGCGGAGGCCTGTCCCTGCAGCGGTTAAGGAATTTTACTGAATCCGAGGAGAAGCTGATTCCGGAAGCAATGCTCATTCGGGTCATCGACGACGATGGTCGCGTATTAGTTGGGAATAGCAGGGTAAAACCTCAGAAGGGCCTTTCTGCATTTTACAACCCCAGGCGGTTCCAGGACCGGTCTCGGGTTGAGCCCTTCATTTCAAGACCCATTCTGGATCCCCTCACGAACAGATGGGTATTAATCTGTGAGCGGCGCTATGGAATCCCCGACAGTAGCTTTGGTGGCGTTGTCGCAATCCCAGTTTCCCTTGACCACTTCCAGAAGCTTCTGCAGGGGTTCGAGGTCGGGGTTGGGGGAACTCTCACACTCCGGGACAACGAACTCGGTTTCATGACCCGAAGCCCCATAGTTCTGAAGGGGCAGACCTTAAACATTGGGGAGAAGATTGTCTCTCCTGAATTGAGAGAATTCGCTCGCTCTGGGACTGCCCAAGCAACCTATTTCACCAGGACTCCGTTCGATCAAACCCTGCGCACCTTCACCGTTCGGAAACTCCAAAACGCCCCACTAATTGTTCTGGCGGGCCTCGCCGAGGATGACTACCTTTCGCAGTGGAGGCAAGATCGCAATGTCACCATCGTTGTGATGGCTGCCTTTGTCCTGGCAATCGGAATTACCTTCTTGGTGATTTGGCATTTTTGGCGCAAGCACGAAAGTGCCGTTCTTGCTCTGCATGAGAATGAACGAAGAGCCTCCGGTCTGCTTGATGCAATCCCCGATCTGATGCTCCACTTGGATCGAACCGGTTCCATTCTGGACTTCAAAGCAGAGGTTGGTAACGATACTGGCTCTATTCCTCGGGATCGTTTTGGTGAAAATCTCCTTGAGGATTTGACTAGCGAACAGACGATATTGATCAAAAGCAAGATCACGGAAACCCTCGCTAGCGACTCTCTTCATACCTTCGATTTCCAGCGAATGGGAAAGGATGGGACCCATTGCCATTTCGAGGCGCGCATGGTTCCTAGTGGTCCCGACGAGGTGATGGCTATAGTCCGGGATACCACTGATCGGGTCCAGGCAGAGGAGACCCGGCAGCATCTCCAAGCCAAACTTCATCAGGCGCAAAAAATGGAAAACCTTGGCAACCTTGCAGGTGGTGTGGCCCATGATATGAATAATGTCTTGGGAGCGATCCTCGCCTTGGCCTCAGCCAACGTAGAGACACAGGAACAGGGAAGTTCGTCCCTTCATGCTTTCCAAACCATTATTAGGGCTGCAGAACGGGGTGCGAAAATGGTCAAAGGCCTATTGACCTTTGCACGCCAGACACCCGCAGAAATCAAAGAGGTGAATTTCAACACACTTTTGATCGAGGAGGCTCATCTCCTTGAACGAACAACCATGTCGAAGATTCGTATAGAGTTGGACCTTACTCCTGAGATTAGGCCCGTCAGTGGTGATGCCAGCGCTTTATCCCACCTACTCATGAACCTATGTGTCAATGCCGTCGATGCCATGAGAGAAGGCGGGACGCTGACCCTTCGGACGCGAGTCTCTAATCAGAAATGGATTGAAGTTCTGGTTGAAGATACGGGAACGGGAATGCCCAAAGCTGTATTGGAAAAGGCCCTGGATCCGTTCTTCACGACCAAAGATGTCGGGAAGGGCACTGGGCTTGGCCTTGCAATGGTTTACCGAACGGTAATGGCGCACAAGGGAATGATCGATATTCAAAGTGAACCCGGGATAGGGACTAAAGTGAATATTCGTTTTCCATGCTCGGAGGTTGGGGCTAAGGAGGAGAAGTTTGATCCCGAACCGCAATTTACCCCAAAGGTCAAAGCCCTGGAGATACTTCTGATTGATGATGATGAGCTTATCCAGAGCAGTATGGTGGAAGTCCTGGATATGTTGGGGCACCACGCAACCACCGTTTCTTGCGGGGAGGATGCACTGGCAATGCTTGAAACAGGCTTTCGGCCAGAGGTTGTGATCCTGGACATGAACATGCCAGGTCTAGGTGGACTTGGAACCCTTCCTCGGCTCCGAAAGTTGCTTCCCGCCGTGCCAGTTTTGCTTTGCACTGGCCGCGCTGATGATACAGCCTTAGACCTAATGATTGCCCATGCAGACGTAACTCTCCTGCCTAAGCCGTTCACAACTAAGGAACTTCAAATTCGTCTCGGCCAGGTAATTCAACGCTAG
- a CDS encoding DUF4337 domain-containing protein has protein sequence MPEGPEIETDQLSEAIHEEMEKEGGAFLKQIALSTAVLAAFAAVAALKAGSTVNEALVLKTEATRLQAQASDQWSYYQAKGVKATVQEATRATWEVAGKTVPQKTLEQISKYAHEQVEIMKAAQEKEKERDEKSSEADALLHHHHRFANTVALFQVSIALGALAALTRSRPLWRGSIILGLSGIGLFLFAILG, from the coding sequence ATGCCCGAAGGCCCAGAAATTGAAACCGATCAATTAAGCGAGGCGATTCACGAGGAAATGGAAAAGGAAGGGGGGGCGTTCCTTAAACAGATTGCCCTGAGCACGGCAGTTCTGGCGGCCTTTGCGGCTGTTGCGGCCTTGAAGGCAGGGTCCACGGTGAACGAGGCACTTGTCTTGAAGACCGAAGCCACCCGGCTGCAAGCCCAGGCTTCGGATCAGTGGTCCTATTACCAGGCCAAAGGCGTAAAGGCCACGGTCCAGGAAGCCACTCGTGCCACCTGGGAAGTTGCAGGCAAGACGGTTCCCCAGAAGACCCTCGAACAAATTTCCAAATACGCTCATGAGCAGGTGGAGATCATGAAAGCGGCCCAGGAAAAGGAAAAGGAACGGGATGAAAAATCCTCAGAAGCAGACGCCCTCCTGCACCACCACCACCGGTTTGCCAACACCGTAGCACTATTTCAAGTTTCCATAGCCTTGGGAGCTCTCGCGGCCTTGACCCGAAGCCGACCCTTGTGGCGTGGATCAATCATTCTTGGTTTGTCAGGAATCGGTCTTTTCCTGTTCGCGATCCTAGGTTGA
- a CDS encoding methyl-accepting chemotaxis protein → MYLEHGSHPGRLPTIAKASRLIDAIVRQTNLLCHNAFIEVTKAGQAGKGFAVVVGDVGNLAESSAHAARKVR, encoded by the coding sequence TTGTACCTCGAACATGGCAGCCATCCAGGACGCCTTCCCACCATCGCGAAGGCCTCCCGGTTGATAGATGCCATCGTCAGGCAGACAAACCTCCTGTGCCACAACGCCTTCATCGAGGTCACGAAGGCAGGTCAGGCAGGGAAGGGTTTCGCGGTGGTTGTCGGGGATGTTGGCAATCTCGCCGAAAGCTCCGCCCATGCTGCCAGGAAGGTTCGGTAA
- a CDS encoding porin — MNPTKPAAWRSFCPQFNRGLTFHLVLNLGKGHLVQVWYTQMMDSNLRLNSVANYYNLRSEFKENGFNLRRTELSIKGPILPGVEYQVMIDPSINTTSANATNSNASYNPTVLQDVFITYSFMGVQAKVGQFKTLQTYEGNISSSELLFAERSQLGRVFGDKRDRGLVLAVPFGDAKGFGGKFSAGAFNGVSDLASGKAGDTNAGKDLVLRADFNVGASHAFGAYTLQGSTDQTDKGALLGKTFSGVAVPTNALVLDNKDKTTNMGAYYTFKSGGLQVSAEYITGLLGRRSPSVGAQAGVAGREHLDQKFAGYYVTTGYTFGPHTLLARYDLMNYNSGDQWYTAASPYISTATDYSPKFTETTIGYTYAFSPAKVKAANLKLNYILRSKNFLKPNAAAGQTSEQGGDTLIAAFQVAF; from the coding sequence ATGAACCCGACCAAGCCTGCGGCTTGGCGGTCTTTTTGCCCCCAATTTAACCGAGGACTAACCTTCCACTTGGTTCTCAATTTGGGGAAAGGCCACCTGGTCCAGGTCTGGTACACGCAGATGATGGACAGCAACCTCCGCCTGAACAGCGTGGCCAACTACTACAACCTTCGCAGCGAATTCAAGGAGAATGGCTTCAACCTCCGCCGCACGGAGCTAAGCATCAAGGGGCCGATCCTCCCCGGGGTCGAGTACCAGGTGATGATCGATCCGTCGATCAACACCACGTCCGCGAACGCCACCAACAGCAACGCGTCCTACAATCCCACCGTTCTGCAGGATGTCTTCATCACCTACAGCTTCATGGGTGTTCAAGCCAAGGTGGGCCAGTTCAAGACGCTTCAGACTTATGAAGGTAACATCAGCTCCTCCGAACTGCTCTTCGCGGAACGCAGCCAACTGGGTCGTGTGTTCGGAGACAAGCGCGATCGGGGCCTGGTGCTGGCCGTGCCCTTCGGCGATGCCAAGGGCTTCGGAGGCAAGTTCTCCGCCGGCGCTTTCAACGGCGTATCCGACCTGGCTTCGGGCAAGGCCGGGGACACCAACGCGGGAAAGGACCTCGTCCTCCGCGCTGACTTCAATGTGGGCGCCAGCCATGCCTTCGGCGCCTACACCCTCCAAGGTTCCACGGATCAGACGGACAAGGGCGCCCTCCTGGGCAAGACGTTCTCGGGCGTCGCCGTTCCCACCAACGCCCTGGTCCTGGACAACAAGGACAAGACGACCAACATGGGGGCGTATTATACGTTCAAGTCCGGTGGCCTTCAGGTCTCGGCCGAATACATCACGGGCCTCCTGGGCCGTCGCTCTCCCAGCGTGGGCGCTCAGGCGGGCGTAGCCGGCCGTGAGCACTTGGATCAGAAGTTCGCCGGCTACTACGTCACCACGGGTTACACCTTCGGCCCTCATACGCTTCTGGCACGCTACGACCTGATGAACTACAACAGCGGCGACCAGTGGTACACGGCTGCCAGTCCCTACATCTCCACGGCCACCGACTACAGCCCCAAATTCACCGAGACCACAATCGGTTACACCTATGCGTTCAGTCCCGCCAAAGTTAAAGCCGCAAACCTGAAGCTGAATTACATCCTCCGCAGCAAGAACTTCCTCAAGCCCAACGCCGCGGCGGGCCAGACCTCCGAGCAGGGCGGGGATACGCTGATCGCCGCCTTCCAGGTGGCCTTCTAA
- a CDS encoding IS3 family transposase, translating into MVSAPQKREGVRLLKAEGISERRIAVLLGITRTGQRYQARPKPQDHQADLIKALSAEHPRYGQNRVWALLRRSGVVINIKAVNRIWQKYGLQVSRRPRRKKIRTGDSVPRKAEFINHVWTYDFVFDWSFNGVSLKFLTLEDEFTRESLAIEVGHTFNSLQVRGVLARVFQERGVPKFLRSDNGSEFIAIDLKLWIGDLGIDTHLIDPGKPWQNGYAESFNARFRDECLNQETFHGVREAAVIIKAFSKRYNECHPHSSLGFYTPREFARLSKSGALPPDPRDLPPWGLPAVSKRTARGPLAPAVQAPGMALESDPSGALSSTQAAEKVS; encoded by the coding sequence ATGGTGAGCGCTCCTCAGAAACGCGAGGGGGTAAGGCTCTTGAAGGCTGAAGGGATTTCGGAGCGCAGGATCGCTGTGCTTCTGGGCATCACAAGGACTGGGCAGCGCTACCAAGCCCGGCCCAAGCCCCAGGACCACCAGGCTGACCTGATCAAGGCCCTGAGCGCCGAACACCCTCGCTACGGGCAGAACCGCGTCTGGGCCCTGCTCCGGCGCAGCGGCGTCGTCATCAACATCAAAGCCGTGAACCGCATCTGGCAGAAGTACGGCCTTCAGGTTTCTCGGCGGCCAAGGCGGAAGAAAATCAGGACCGGGGACAGCGTTCCTCGGAAGGCCGAGTTCATCAACCATGTCTGGACCTACGACTTCGTCTTCGACTGGTCGTTCAATGGCGTCTCCTTGAAGTTCCTGACCTTGGAAGACGAGTTCACTCGGGAGTCGCTGGCCATCGAGGTTGGGCACACCTTCAATTCCCTTCAGGTCCGTGGCGTGCTGGCCCGGGTCTTCCAGGAGCGCGGCGTACCCAAGTTCTTGCGCAGCGACAACGGCTCAGAGTTCATCGCCATCGACCTGAAATTATGGATCGGGGACCTGGGCATCGACACTCACCTCATCGACCCCGGCAAGCCCTGGCAGAACGGCTACGCCGAGAGCTTCAACGCCAGGTTCCGGGACGAATGCCTTAACCAGGAAACCTTCCACGGCGTGCGGGAGGCCGCCGTCATCATCAAGGCCTTCAGCAAGCGATACAACGAGTGCCACCCGCATTCCAGCCTCGGATTCTATACGCCCAGGGAGTTTGCCCGGCTTTCCAAGTCGGGGGCTCTGCCCCCGGACCCCCGGGATTTACCGCCTTGGGGCCTACCCGCGGTCAGCAAGAGGACCGCACGCGGCCCCCTTGCTCCTGCAGTGCAGGCCCCTGGGATGGCGCTCGAGTCGGATCCCTCCGGCGCTCTATCCTCCACCCAGGCAGCGGAGAAGGTATCATGA
- a CDS encoding transposase, which produces MRKPKLTDEQIVALLREAERGENTITELCKKAGVSEVTFYRWRNKFSGNTVQDVRKLKQLEKDNARLLRLLGQRDVEIDAMKELLAKKW; this is translated from the coding sequence ATGCGCAAGCCCAAGCTCACCGACGAGCAGATCGTCGCCCTTCTGCGTGAGGCAGAACGAGGCGAAAACACCATCACCGAGCTTTGCAAAAAGGCCGGCGTCTCCGAGGTGACCTTCTACCGGTGGCGGAACAAGTTCTCCGGGAACACCGTGCAGGACGTCCGGAAGCTCAAGCAGTTGGAGAAGGACAACGCTCGCCTCCTGCGGCTCCTTGGGCAGCGGGACGTCGAGATCGACGCCATGAAGGAACTGCTCGCAAAAAAATGGTGA
- the ppk1 gene encoding polyphosphate kinase 1 — MDKHVPGPDDLLNRELSWLAYNERVLEEAEDPSVPLLERVKFLAIVSSNWDEFFMVRVAGIYRQIDAGVTQPGPDGLAPRQLLDAVAKRIHILASRQHRVLHQSIEPAMNAEGIAILKPGDLDPAQTEFLQAYFEHNLLPLISPLAVDTGHPFPRLGNRVLVLMAELEASAYAGKAPFPASSLSIIHVPTTLSTRFLRVPSARGTHAFVMLEDVVRMNLKHVFQGYEIRNCHALRVTRDSDLPVEESSGEDLMDTVEEFLRSRRRGAVVRLQYEAGLSPGLLKLLIDELELAPEDLYPTEGFAAFSDLMQLYAQLDLPHLKDLATPPRPVPQIEAVPSLFEAISRNDILLLHPYQSFDDSVVRFIREAANDPKVLAIKITLYRITESSPIAVALELAAERGKQVAAIIELRARFDEEGNIAWARRLEKAGAHVVYGMPRFKIHGKACLVIRQEATGMRRYCHLSTGNYNEKTSRLYCDLGLLTARPEFGEDLSNLFNLLTGYARLPECHRLLIAPQGLRQGIWNRIQRERDHARNGREARMILKMNALVDPAMIQGLYEASRDGVKVDLLVRGTCCLRPGVPGLSENIRAISIIDRFLEHACVYHFQNGGASETLLSSGDLMTRNLDNRVEIAFPLVDAALASQVVEMLEDQLHDTLKGRALGRDGSVIGRGLDTTWPPFRSQAHIYAKGRTASAALRRS, encoded by the coding sequence ATGGATAAACATGTTCCTGGACCGGACGACCTCCTCAACCGGGAGCTGAGCTGGCTGGCGTACAACGAAAGGGTCCTGGAAGAAGCCGAGGACCCCTCCGTGCCCCTCCTGGAACGCGTGAAGTTCCTCGCCATTGTTTCATCCAACTGGGACGAATTTTTCATGGTTCGGGTGGCCGGAATTTATCGTCAGATCGATGCCGGAGTGACCCAGCCGGGCCCTGACGGACTGGCGCCACGTCAATTGCTGGACGCAGTGGCGAAGCGGATCCACATTCTGGCTTCCCGTCAGCATCGGGTTCTGCACCAGTCCATTGAACCCGCCATGAACGCGGAAGGCATCGCCATCCTCAAACCCGGGGATCTGGACCCGGCGCAAACGGAATTCCTCCAGGCTTACTTCGAACACAACCTCCTGCCCCTCATCTCCCCCCTGGCGGTGGACACGGGCCATCCCTTCCCCCGCCTTGGCAATCGGGTTCTGGTCCTCATGGCGGAACTGGAAGCTTCGGCCTACGCGGGCAAGGCACCCTTCCCCGCGTCCAGCCTTTCGATCATCCATGTGCCCACAACGCTGTCCACCCGTTTCCTTCGCGTCCCCTCTGCCAGGGGCACCCATGCTTTCGTGATGCTGGAGGATGTGGTCCGGATGAACTTGAAGCACGTCTTCCAGGGTTATGAAATCAGGAATTGCCACGCCCTTAGGGTCACCCGGGATTCGGATCTCCCCGTGGAGGAGAGCAGCGGTGAAGATCTCATGGATACGGTGGAGGAATTTCTTCGAAGCCGCCGAAGGGGCGCCGTGGTGCGCCTCCAGTACGAGGCAGGCCTGAGCCCGGGGCTCCTGAAGCTGCTCATCGACGAACTGGAACTGGCCCCAGAGGATTTGTACCCCACGGAGGGATTCGCGGCCTTCTCGGACCTGATGCAGCTCTATGCCCAACTGGATCTGCCCCACCTCAAGGACCTCGCCACCCCGCCACGGCCGGTGCCCCAGATCGAGGCTGTGCCATCCCTTTTCGAAGCCATCAGCCGGAATGACATCCTGCTCCTTCACCCCTACCAGAGCTTCGACGACAGCGTGGTGCGCTTCATCCGCGAGGCTGCGAATGACCCAAAGGTCCTTGCGATCAAGATCACGCTCTACAGGATCACGGAATCCAGCCCCATCGCCGTGGCTCTCGAACTGGCGGCTGAGCGCGGCAAACAGGTCGCGGCCATCATCGAACTCCGGGCCCGGTTCGACGAGGAAGGGAATATCGCCTGGGCCCGGCGCCTGGAAAAGGCGGGGGCCCACGTGGTCTATGGGATGCCCCGGTTCAAGATCCACGGAAAGGCCTGTCTGGTCATCCGCCAGGAAGCCACCGGGATGCGACGCTATTGCCACCTCTCGACGGGCAACTACAACGAGAAGACCTCGAGGTTGTATTGCGACCTGGGCCTGCTCACGGCGCGCCCGGAATTCGGGGAGGATCTTTCCAATCTTTTCAATCTGCTCACGGGTTATGCCCGCCTTCCGGAATGCCACCGGCTTCTCATCGCCCCCCAAGGACTTCGCCAGGGAATCTGGAACCGGATCCAGCGGGAACGGGACCATGCCCGGAATGGGCGTGAGGCCAGGATGATCCTCAAGATGAATGCCCTTGTGGATCCGGCGATGATCCAGGGCCTGTATGAGGCGAGCCGGGACGGTGTGAAGGTCGATCTGCTCGTGAGGGGTACCTGTTGCCTCCGGCCGGGCGTACCTGGCCTCTCCGAGAACATCCGCGCCATTTCCATCATCGACCGGTTCCTGGAGCACGCGTGCGTGTACCACTTCCAGAACGGCGGAGCCTCCGAAACCTTGCTCTCCTCCGGGGACCTGATGACCCGGAACCTGGACAACCGGGTGGAGATCGCCTTTCCCCTAGTGGATGCCGCCCTGGCATCCCAGGTGGTGGAAATGCTGGAGGACCAACTTCACGACACACTCAAGGGCCGTGCCCTGGGAAGGGATGGCAGCGTGATCGGCCGGGGCCTCGACACCACCTGGCCCCCCTTCCGGAGCCAGGCGCACATCTATGCCAAGGGGCGAACGGCCTCGGCGGCCCTTCGACGATCCTGA
- a CDS encoding nitrilase-related carbon-nitrogen hydrolase produces the protein MRFSAPTPVMSRPVRVCAVQYALRSISNFEDFARHVESYVDVGDDYDADLIVFPELLGAQLLGLTSGEGEPAEVMRRLAEEQAGAFDALFCRLANEYERIIVAGTMPRLDGARLLNVSSIYFPGYDPLHQAKLHLTPAERTLWNFSPGRDLLVVDSDFGKFAVAVCYDVQFPELAKILCNHHGVQLIVVPYMTDDRRGSCRVGTCARARAIENQIYTVTAGMVGSLPLVTYFTSQYAQSGMYTPSDFAFPVDGIATEAAANVGQVIVADLDLSMLDRARQHGSVQTFRDSQNDTLHTRFDGEVRTVSRRVGFRLTHGTS, from the coding sequence ATGCGGTTCTCCGCTCCCACTCCCGTCATGTCCAGGCCGGTGCGGGTCTGCGCGGTCCAGTATGCCCTGCGGTCCATCTCGAACTTCGAGGACTTCGCGCGGCACGTGGAATCCTACGTGGACGTAGGTGACGACTACGACGCCGACCTCATCGTCTTCCCCGAGCTGCTCGGGGCCCAGCTCCTGGGGCTCACCAGCGGGGAGGGTGAACCCGCGGAGGTGATGCGCAGGCTGGCCGAAGAGCAGGCCGGGGCCTTCGACGCCCTGTTCTGCCGGCTTGCCAACGAATACGAGCGGATCATCGTCGCAGGAACCATGCCCCGACTGGACGGAGCCCGCCTCCTGAACGTCTCCTCCATCTATTTCCCGGGCTACGACCCCCTTCATCAGGCCAAGCTCCATTTGACGCCGGCGGAGCGAACCTTGTGGAACTTCTCCCCAGGCCGGGATCTGCTGGTGGTCGACTCGGATTTCGGAAAATTCGCCGTGGCCGTCTGCTACGACGTGCAGTTCCCGGAACTGGCGAAGATCCTATGCAATCACCACGGCGTGCAATTGATCGTAGTGCCGTACATGACCGATGACCGGCGCGGCAGTTGCCGGGTCGGCACGTGCGCCCGGGCCAGAGCCATCGAGAACCAGATCTATACGGTCACCGCCGGCATGGTGGGAAGCCTGCCGCTCGTCACCTATTTCACCAGCCAGTACGCCCAGAGCGGAATGTACACCCCATCCGATTTTGCCTTTCCCGTGGACGGCATCGCCACGGAGGCGGCCGCCAATGTCGGCCAGGTGATCGTCGCCGACCTCGATCTGTCGATGCTGGACCGGGCCCGGCAGCACGGCAGCGTACAGACCTTCCGTGACAGCCAGAACGACACGCTCCATACCCGCTTCGACGGCGAGGTCCGGACCGTGAGCCGCCGCGTGGGTTTCAGGCTCACCCACGGAACCTCGTGA